The Mustelus asterias chromosome 23, sMusAst1.hap1.1, whole genome shotgun sequence genome window below encodes:
- the LOC144510489 gene encoding uncharacterized protein LOC144510489, translating to MEKEGTVHSGEKPYTCSVCGRGFSQSSDLSEHKCSHNEKKLLEPGDCGKGSNSPSELETHPFSHSGERRFTCSECGKEFGRLPNLLKHRYIHTGERPFSCSTCGKGFTQSSNLRSHQRIHTDEKPFKCPDCGKCFKRPGNLISHQLVHTEARPFSCPHCGKGFKSSGKLMTHQIIHRDERPFNCSHCQKCFKSSRELKFHQRVHTDERPFKCPNCEKCFKTSGDLMSHQSVHSNERPFKCPDCGRCFKRSSELRSHQRLHTDNRSLKCSDFEKCYKRSSELMSHQRVHTDKRTLKCSDCGKCFKRSSELMSHQRVHTDERPFTCSHCGTGFKHSTNLTKHLRSHSGERPFTCIRCGKSFTQSSHLLTHQRVHTDERPFKCPDCEKCFKSSSDLMAHQHVHTDEGPFICSDCGKCYKYFQGLMSHQCVRTVEGLDL from the coding sequence ATGGAAAAAGAAGgcaccgttcacagtggggagaaaccgtacacgtgttctgtgtgtggacgaggattCAGCCAATCATCAGACCTGTCAGAACATAAATGCAGTCACAATGAGAAGAAGCTGTTGGAGcctggggattgtgggaagggatccaACTCCCCGTCTGAGCTTGAAACTCATCCGTTcagtcacagtggggagagacggttcacctgctccgagtgcgggAAGGAATTCGGTCGGTTGCCTAATCTGTTGAAGCATAGgtacattcacactggggagagaccattcagctgctccacatgtgggaaaggattcactcagtcatctaacTTACgatcacaccagcgaattcacactgatgagaaaccttttaaatgcccagattgTGGAAAATGTTTTAAACGTCCTGGGAACCTGATTTCCCATCAACTAGTTCACACTGAGGCAAGACCTTTCAGCTGTCCACactgtgggaagggttttaaGAGTTCTGGGAAACTGATGACCCATCAAATAATTCACAGAGATGAAAGACCTTTCAACTGCTCGCACTGTCAGAAATGCTTTAAAAGTTCAAGGGAACTGAAgttccatcaacgtgttcacactgatgagagaccttttaaatgtcccaACTGTGAAAAGTGCTTTAAAACCTCTGGGGATCTGATGTCTCATCAAAGTGTTCACTCTAACgaaagaccttttaaatgcccagattgTGGGAGGTGTTTCAAACGTTCCAGTGAGCTGAGGTCCCATCAACGACTTCACACTGACAACAGATCTTTGAAATGCTCAGACTTTGAGAAGTGCTATAAACGTTCCAGTGAGCTGATGtcccatcagcgagttcacactgacaaaaGAACTTtgaaatgctcagactgtgggaagtgtttTAAACGTTCCAGTgagctgatgtcccatcaacgtgttcacactgatgagagacctttcacgtgctctcactgtgggactgggttcaagcaTTCAACCAACCTCACTAAGCATCTGCGCAGTCACAGCGGAGAGAGACCGTTTACCTGCATCAGATGTGGGAAGagcttcactcagtcatcccatttactgacacaccaacgagttcacactgatgagagaccttttaaatgcccagattgTGAAAAGTGTTTTAAATCTTCCAGTGACCTGATggcccatcaacatgttcacactgacgaggGACCTTTTATATGCTCAGACTGTGGAAAGTGCTATAAATATTTCCAGGGGCTGATGTCCCATCAATGTGTTCGCACTGTGGAAGGGTTAGATTTATGA